From a region of the Mycobacterium sp. SMC-8 genome:
- a CDS encoding MarR family transcriptional regulator — MSELVVLQAIRLKGRVSAADVAATVNLDPTDIAPTLAELLEKGLLLEGKGSIRITPEGRERLAALLADERSHLDQDALAGSYADFLSVNGDFKALVTDWQIKDGQPNAHDDADYDTSVLARLSGVHERVVPILTGVSGQLPRLAGYADKLSAALAKVEAGETTWLTRPIIDSYHTVWFELHEELIGASGLTREEEAIAGNAQ; from the coding sequence ATGTCTGAGCTGGTCGTACTGCAAGCCATTCGATTGAAGGGGAGGGTCAGCGCCGCCGACGTCGCAGCAACCGTGAACCTGGACCCGACCGACATCGCGCCGACGCTGGCCGAACTGCTCGAGAAAGGCCTGCTCCTCGAGGGAAAGGGCTCGATACGCATCACCCCCGAGGGCCGGGAGCGGCTCGCCGCCCTGTTGGCGGACGAGCGTTCGCACCTCGACCAGGATGCGTTGGCCGGTAGTTACGCCGACTTCCTCTCGGTGAACGGCGACTTCAAGGCGCTGGTCACCGATTGGCAGATCAAGGACGGGCAACCCAACGCGCACGACGACGCCGATTACGACACTTCGGTGCTGGCCCGCCTCAGCGGGGTGCACGAGCGGGTGGTGCCGATCCTCACGGGCGTCAGCGGGCAGCTGCCGCGGCTGGCCGGCTATGCGGACAAGCTCTCCGCAGCGCTCGCGAAGGTCGAAGCGGGCGAGACGACGTGGTTGACCCGTCCGATCATCGATTCCTATCACACCGTGTGGTTCGAATTGCATGAGGAGTTGATCGGCGCTTCTGGACTGACGCGCGAGGAGGAGGCGATCGCCGGCAACGCGCAGTAG
- a CDS encoding cytochrome P450, which translates to MTTETPPKVDRPPYDPVSISSLDFWAQSFDDREKTFKLLRDERPVSWHRPIEGSMMEPEIDGVWVVTRHEDIGYVSKNPELFCSGEGITFEAVPEEMLDATQSFLGMDGSKHASLRKLVSSVFTPRQVAKIKDQVEAEAKSIVDDLLKKKEGDFIQQVASRLPMWTLYEMLGLPKEEREEAAHFAEGMVAWADPDVAAGREPGQVLSDSLVGLLGIGMSLAERRRAHPENDLWTKLVQTEVDGRQLTDDELGPFFVLLSVAGNDTTRTTTAFTTVALQQFPEQKALLERDFDGHIKVAIEEFVRWTTPVMTFRRTATQDTELRGQQIRKGDWVTMVYSSGNRDERVFKDPYVFDITRSPNPHVSFGGGGPHYCMGAFMGKMQLESIFRELIFRAPTLRVGEPEYLTGNFITAVKSLPYTLD; encoded by the coding sequence ATGACTACCGAGACACCGCCGAAAGTCGACCGCCCGCCGTACGATCCGGTCAGCATCTCATCGCTGGACTTCTGGGCGCAGAGCTTCGACGACCGCGAGAAGACTTTCAAGCTCTTGCGGGACGAGAGGCCCGTCAGCTGGCACCGGCCGATCGAGGGCTCCATGATGGAGCCCGAGATCGACGGGGTCTGGGTGGTCACCCGCCACGAGGACATCGGTTACGTCAGCAAGAATCCTGAGCTCTTCTGCTCCGGGGAGGGTATTACGTTCGAAGCCGTTCCCGAGGAGATGCTCGACGCCACGCAATCCTTCTTGGGGATGGACGGGTCCAAGCACGCGAGCCTGCGCAAGCTCGTCAGCTCGGTATTCACCCCGCGCCAGGTCGCCAAGATCAAGGACCAGGTCGAGGCTGAGGCCAAGTCGATCGTCGACGATCTCCTGAAGAAGAAGGAGGGCGACTTCATCCAGCAGGTCGCCAGCCGCCTACCGATGTGGACCCTCTACGAGATGCTGGGCCTGCCCAAGGAGGAGCGCGAGGAGGCGGCGCACTTCGCCGAGGGCATGGTGGCCTGGGCCGACCCCGACGTCGCGGCAGGCCGCGAGCCCGGCCAGGTGTTGTCCGATTCCCTGGTCGGTCTGCTCGGCATCGGGATGAGCCTGGCTGAGAGGCGCCGGGCACACCCGGAGAACGACCTCTGGACCAAGCTGGTGCAGACCGAGGTGGACGGTCGACAGCTGACCGACGATGAACTCGGTCCGTTCTTCGTGCTCCTCTCGGTGGCGGGCAACGACACCACGCGCACGACGACCGCCTTCACCACCGTGGCGCTGCAGCAGTTCCCTGAGCAGAAGGCGTTGCTGGAGAGGGACTTCGACGGGCACATCAAGGTTGCCATCGAGGAATTCGTCCGATGGACGACGCCGGTGATGACGTTCCGGCGCACCGCAACCCAGGACACCGAGCTGCGGGGCCAGCAGATCCGCAAGGGTGACTGGGTGACGATGGTCTACTCGTCGGGGAACCGGGACGAGCGAGTCTTCAAGGATCCGTACGTCTTCGACATCACCCGCAGCCCCAATCCGCACGTCTCGTTCGGCGGCGGCGGCCCGCACTACTGCATGGGCGCCTTCATGGGGAAGATGCAGCTCGAGTCGATCTTCCGTGAGCTCATCTTCCGCGCACCGACCCTGCGCGTCGGTGAGCCCGAATACCTGACAGGCAACTTCATCACCGCGGTCAAGTCGCTTCCCTACACCCTCGATTAG
- a CDS encoding acyl-CoA synthetase, translating into MYPGTHAATAPDRPAVVMAASGRTVTYGELSDASARVASALHGLGLRRGDVVALLSDNALEAFEVYWAALRSGLYVTAINWHLKASEAAYIVSDSEARVVIASAGVRELAEDLVELTPTVAHRYAFGGEVGGHAPYADLLAAGDQPLADQPRGTEMLYSSGTTGRPKGIKPLLPATQVDEAGDPLVGLLQHGFGVSSDDVYLSPAPIYHTAPLKWCGAVHSLGGTVVLMEKFEAEALLAAVQRHRVTVVQVVPTMFIRMLQLPQETSAAYDLSSLRLAVHAAAPCPPDVKDAMISWWGPILVEYYGATEGHGVTVISSAEWQTKRSSVGKAALGILHICAEDGSEQPAGQIGAIYFEREVAPFEYHNDAEKTAQSRHPDHDNWVTVGDIGYVDEEGYLFLTDRKAFTIISGGVNIYPQEIENVLALHPNIFDVAVIGVPDAEMGEQVKAVVQLKAGVAASDELAAEIIAYVKDRLAGYKSPRTVDFIDELPRSATGKLVKRNLQARYVEAST; encoded by the coding sequence ATGTATCCCGGAACGCACGCCGCAACCGCGCCGGATCGCCCCGCGGTGGTGATGGCCGCCTCGGGGCGGACGGTGACCTACGGCGAACTCAGTGATGCATCCGCCAGGGTTGCGTCGGCCCTTCACGGGCTCGGACTGCGTCGGGGCGATGTCGTCGCACTGTTGTCGGACAACGCGCTCGAGGCGTTCGAGGTCTACTGGGCGGCGCTCCGGTCGGGTCTCTATGTCACCGCTATCAACTGGCATCTCAAAGCGTCAGAGGCGGCGTACATCGTCTCCGACAGCGAGGCCCGCGTCGTCATCGCCTCCGCAGGGGTCCGCGAACTGGCCGAGGACCTCGTCGAACTTACCCCGACGGTGGCCCACCGGTATGCCTTCGGCGGCGAAGTGGGAGGCCACGCGCCATACGCCGACCTGTTGGCGGCTGGCGACCAACCCCTCGCCGATCAGCCCAGGGGCACCGAGATGCTGTACTCGTCGGGCACGACGGGCCGGCCGAAGGGAATCAAACCCCTCCTGCCGGCGACTCAGGTGGATGAGGCAGGCGATCCCCTCGTGGGTCTGCTCCAGCACGGGTTCGGTGTCAGCAGCGACGACGTCTACCTTTCGCCGGCGCCCATCTACCATACGGCGCCACTGAAGTGGTGCGGCGCAGTCCACTCGCTGGGCGGCACGGTGGTGCTGATGGAGAAGTTCGAGGCTGAGGCGCTGCTGGCAGCGGTTCAGCGTCATCGGGTGACCGTCGTCCAGGTGGTTCCGACCATGTTCATCCGAATGCTGCAGCTGCCGCAGGAGACGTCCGCCGCGTACGACCTGTCGTCGTTGCGGTTGGCGGTGCACGCGGCGGCGCCGTGCCCGCCCGACGTCAAGGACGCGATGATTTCGTGGTGGGGGCCGATCCTGGTCGAGTACTACGGCGCGACCGAAGGTCATGGGGTCACCGTCATCAGTAGCGCCGAGTGGCAAACGAAGCGCAGCTCGGTGGGCAAGGCCGCCCTCGGCATCCTGCACATCTGCGCGGAGGACGGTTCCGAACAGCCCGCCGGCCAGATCGGCGCCATCTACTTCGAACGTGAGGTGGCCCCCTTCGAGTACCACAACGACGCCGAGAAGACGGCCCAGTCCCGCCACCCCGACCACGACAACTGGGTCACCGTCGGCGACATCGGCTACGTCGACGAGGAAGGCTATCTCTTCCTGACCGACCGCAAGGCCTTCACCATCATCTCCGGCGGCGTCAACATCTATCCGCAGGAGATCGAGAACGTCCTGGCGTTGCACCCCAACATCTTCGACGTCGCCGTCATCGGCGTGCCGGACGCCGAGATGGGGGAACAGGTCAAGGCCGTCGTCCAACTCAAGGCCGGTGTCGCAGCATCCGACGAGCTCGCCGCCGAGATCATCGCCTACGTCAAGGACCGGCTGGCCGGCTACAAATCGCCCCGCACAGTCGACTTTATCGATGAGCTTCCCCGATCAGCCACGGGGAAGCTCGTGAAACGAAACCTACAGGCTCGCTATGTGGAGGCAAGCACATGA
- a CDS encoding pyruvate, phosphate dikinase: MPPATMLTAEHPPVVLLNGSAGLPREILGNKGFGIDAMRSHGLPVPPAFCITTEVCSRFFIDPQSCLDDIWDKVLKEVGWLEEQTGRTFGRGTRPLLVSVRSGAAQSMPGMLDTVLDLGINDAVEEAIAMTTSPEFARDTRRRFVQMYRRIVLGDDSSLSVPEVPVAQLRGAIEAVFASWNSPRAITYRRHHGLDESAGTAVVVQAMVFGNSAHNSGTGVLFSRNPMTGAAEPFGEWLRGGQGEDVVSGDVDVEPVSALLGEQPLVYEELMATARKLEQLDRDVQDIEFTVEEGTLWMLQTRVAKRSAQAAVRLALQLHHEGLIDATEALGRVTVEHVQTLLKPSLQPEVRMAAPLLARGLPACPGIASGKAYTDVDEALDAADAGEDVILVRPSTSPNDVQGMLAAVGIVTEIGGATSHAAVVSREIGRPSVVGCGAGVAAAVAGKLITVDGAEGEVREGILELAAWSEHDSPDLVELAELARRVSPLRAHTSGDHPELKDDSDAAVADALAAGHTDVVSASPLTTMIIALRLTAAAKGEINV; this comes from the coding sequence ATGCCACCAGCAACAATGCTCACCGCCGAGCACCCACCCGTCGTACTGCTGAACGGAAGTGCCGGCCTGCCGCGAGAGATACTCGGCAACAAAGGTTTCGGTATCGATGCCATGCGCAGCCACGGGTTGCCGGTGCCACCCGCGTTCTGCATCACCACCGAGGTGTGCAGTCGGTTCTTCATCGACCCGCAGAGCTGTCTGGACGACATCTGGGACAAGGTGCTCAAAGAAGTCGGCTGGTTGGAGGAGCAGACCGGCCGCACCTTCGGGCGCGGCACCCGGCCGCTGCTAGTCAGCGTCCGCAGCGGCGCCGCGCAATCCATGCCGGGAATGCTGGACACGGTTCTCGACCTCGGAATCAACGACGCGGTCGAGGAAGCGATCGCGATGACGACCTCACCGGAGTTCGCCCGCGACACCCGCAGGCGCTTCGTCCAGATGTACCGGCGAATCGTCCTGGGCGACGACTCGTCGCTCTCGGTTCCGGAAGTCCCCGTCGCTCAGTTGCGGGGTGCCATCGAGGCGGTCTTCGCATCGTGGAACAGCCCGCGCGCCATCACCTATCGCCGACATCACGGGCTGGACGAGAGCGCGGGTACGGCTGTCGTCGTGCAGGCCATGGTGTTCGGGAATTCGGCGCACAATTCGGGCACCGGGGTGTTGTTCAGCCGCAACCCGATGACCGGTGCCGCCGAACCGTTCGGCGAATGGTTGCGCGGCGGTCAGGGCGAGGACGTCGTGTCGGGTGACGTCGATGTCGAACCCGTTTCCGCGCTGCTCGGCGAACAGCCCCTGGTCTACGAGGAGTTGATGGCGACGGCACGCAAACTCGAACAGCTCGACCGAGACGTCCAGGACATCGAATTCACCGTCGAAGAAGGCACGCTGTGGATGCTGCAGACCCGGGTGGCCAAGAGATCGGCCCAAGCCGCGGTGCGGCTGGCGCTCCAGCTGCATCACGAAGGGTTGATCGATGCGACTGAAGCATTGGGTCGCGTCACCGTGGAACACGTTCAGACGCTGCTGAAACCGTCACTGCAGCCTGAGGTCCGGATGGCGGCTCCGCTGTTGGCCAGGGGCTTGCCGGCGTGTCCCGGCATAGCTTCGGGCAAGGCCTACACCGACGTGGACGAGGCGCTGGATGCGGCCGATGCGGGTGAAGACGTCATTCTGGTGCGTCCGTCGACCAGCCCGAACGACGTGCAGGGGATGCTTGCTGCGGTCGGCATCGTCACCGAGATCGGCGGAGCCACGTCGCACGCCGCGGTGGTCAGCCGCGAGATTGGACGACCGTCCGTGGTCGGCTGCGGCGCCGGGGTCGCTGCTGCTGTGGCAGGCAAGCTGATCACCGTGGACGGTGCCGAGGGAGAAGTGCGCGAGGGCATCCTGGAACTGGCCGCCTGGTCGGAGCATGACAGCCCCGACCTGGTCGAGCTGGCCGAGCTGGCGCGCCGCGTGAGTCCGTTGCGCGCCCACACATCCGGAGATCATCCCGAGTTGAAGGATGATTCCGATGCCGCCGTCGCCGACGCGCTCGCGGCCGGTCATACGGACGTCGTCTCGGCGAGTCCCCTGACCACGATGATCATCGCACTTCGATTGACCGCTGCCGCGAAAGGAGAAATCAATGTCTGA
- a CDS encoding SDR family oxidoreductase — protein sequence MTGVQGKVVIVTGAGGGLGREYATFLAAHGALVVVNDLGGARDGSGAGTAMADAVVSEIAASGGEAVAEYSSVATSEGAQALVAKAVDHFGAVHAVVNNAGILRDGAFHKMDDAAWDAVLKVHLYGGYNVTRAAWPHFREQRFGRVVVATSTSGLFGNFGQSNYGAAKLGLLGLVNTLAIEGERFGITANAVAPLAATRMTQDVAPQEVLDKLDPAYVSPVVAHLVSDENTDTGSVFVVGGGLVQRVALFANDGVRFSEPPGLAEITAAWPDIADLSVVQRATNPV from the coding sequence ATGACGGGCGTGCAGGGCAAGGTGGTGATCGTCACCGGCGCGGGAGGTGGCCTCGGGCGCGAGTACGCCACGTTCTTGGCCGCGCACGGAGCGCTGGTGGTCGTCAACGATCTTGGTGGCGCGCGAGACGGTTCGGGCGCCGGTACCGCGATGGCGGATGCAGTCGTTTCCGAGATCGCCGCTTCGGGCGGAGAAGCAGTCGCCGAATACTCTTCTGTCGCAACGTCAGAGGGTGCTCAGGCGCTTGTGGCCAAGGCAGTGGACCATTTCGGGGCAGTCCACGCGGTGGTGAACAACGCCGGAATTCTGCGCGACGGTGCCTTCCACAAGATGGACGACGCAGCGTGGGATGCGGTGTTGAAGGTCCACCTCTACGGTGGCTACAACGTCACCCGCGCCGCCTGGCCTCATTTTCGTGAGCAACGCTTCGGCCGGGTCGTGGTAGCGACATCGACCAGCGGCTTGTTCGGGAATTTCGGGCAGTCCAACTATGGAGCAGCCAAGCTGGGTCTGCTCGGTCTGGTCAATACGCTGGCCATCGAGGGCGAACGGTTCGGCATCACCGCCAACGCGGTCGCACCGCTGGCGGCGACACGAATGACCCAGGATGTCGCACCCCAGGAGGTGCTCGACAAGCTCGACCCGGCCTACGTATCGCCGGTCGTTGCGCACCTGGTGTCCGATGAGAACACAGATACGGGATCCGTCTTCGTCGTCGGCGGCGGGCTGGTTCAACGGGTCGCGCTGTTCGCCAATGACGGCGTGAGATTCTCCGAACCGCCGGGGTTGGCGGAGATCACGGCGGCTTGGCCGGACATCGCAGACCTGTCCGTCGTGCAACGTGCGACGAACCCTGTGTAA
- a CDS encoding aldehyde dehydrogenase family protein encodes MVMTIHAPETTDSAALVADLRRVFATGRTRTLEWRQAQLRGIERMCEERESEIAQALAADLGRSSFEAWLGDVSSTRAEAAFARKNVKKWMRRKRASLPMSQLPARAWVQHDPLGVVLVIGPWNFPFYLAMAPVVAAVSAGNAVVIKPSELAPATSAMIARWVPEYLDSDAVRVVEGDAPVTQDLLAQGFDHALFTGGTEVGRKIMAAAAPTLTPVTLELGGKCPAIVAADADIDVAARRLAWTKLINSGQACIAPDYVLVEKPVAEKLIGKIVANIAEFASAPSLPIVNERQFDRLVSLISSTEGKVVTGGGSDRAELRIEPTVIVDPSPNDTVMANEIFGPILPILVVESLDVAVNFVNGLPKPLALYVFTGSSRRGQDVIDRTPSGGAIINHAMMHCLVPQLPFGGVGASGMGDYHGKWGFEALSHRRAVLAKPAKPDLSIMYPPYTDRAIKLMRRLL; translated from the coding sequence ATTGTCATGACTATTCACGCACCGGAGACGACCGACAGCGCAGCTCTGGTCGCGGATCTCCGCAGGGTGTTCGCCACCGGCCGGACCCGCACACTCGAGTGGCGGCAGGCCCAACTGCGCGGCATCGAGCGGATGTGCGAGGAACGGGAGTCCGAGATCGCGCAGGCGCTGGCGGCCGATCTGGGACGTTCGTCGTTCGAGGCCTGGCTCGGCGATGTCTCGTCGACCAGGGCGGAAGCGGCCTTCGCGCGAAAGAACGTCAAGAAGTGGATGCGCCGTAAGCGCGCATCGTTGCCGATGTCTCAGCTGCCCGCCCGGGCGTGGGTGCAGCACGATCCACTCGGTGTGGTCCTGGTGATCGGGCCGTGGAACTTCCCGTTCTACCTGGCCATGGCACCGGTGGTGGCCGCGGTCTCGGCGGGCAATGCTGTGGTGATCAAACCGTCCGAACTGGCGCCTGCCACCTCGGCGATGATCGCGCGGTGGGTGCCCGAGTATCTGGACAGCGACGCGGTGCGGGTCGTCGAGGGCGACGCGCCGGTGACGCAGGACCTGCTGGCGCAGGGCTTTGATCATGCCCTGTTCACCGGCGGCACCGAGGTCGGACGCAAGATCATGGCGGCTGCCGCACCGACGCTCACCCCGGTGACGCTGGAGCTGGGTGGAAAGTGCCCGGCCATCGTCGCGGCCGACGCCGATATCGACGTCGCGGCCCGGCGGCTGGCCTGGACGAAGTTGATCAATTCCGGTCAGGCCTGCATCGCACCGGACTACGTGCTGGTCGAGAAACCGGTCGCCGAGAAGCTCATCGGTAAGATCGTGGCGAACATCGCTGAGTTCGCATCCGCGCCGTCGCTCCCGATCGTGAACGAGCGACAGTTCGATCGTCTGGTGTCGTTGATCAGCTCGACCGAGGGCAAAGTGGTCACCGGCGGTGGGTCAGACCGCGCCGAGCTTCGCATCGAACCCACTGTCATCGTCGATCCCTCGCCCAACGACACCGTGATGGCGAACGAGATCTTCGGTCCGATACTGCCGATTTTGGTGGTCGAATCCCTTGACGTCGCAGTCAACTTCGTCAACGGACTACCGAAACCGCTTGCTCTGTACGTGTTCACCGGATCGTCCCGTCGGGGCCAGGATGTCATCGACAGGACCCCTTCGGGTGGCGCCATCATCAACCACGCGATGATGCACTGCCTGGTGCCGCAGCTGCCGTTCGGCGGCGTCGGCGCCAGCGGGATGGGGGACTATCACGGTAAGTGGGGATTCGAGGCACTGAGCCACCGGCGCGCGGTGCTGGCCAAGCCGGCCAAGCCGGACCTGTCCATCATGTACCCGCCCTACACCGATCGCGCGATCAAGTTGATGCGACGTCTGCTCTGA
- a CDS encoding tyrosine-protein phosphatase has product MTKSPMDHAARSLSTLANLRDLGGLATTNGGRTRSGVLYRSALPIVDDELPTTVPVWPVRTVIDLRSPKEQTATAHPLLVDDTELHRVPLLTDEDVARQHGYTSLDAVYSGILANAGDRLARVLQIAATAPAPVLLHCAAGKDRTGVASAMLLHAAGVDAAHIVADYTATEQHMDAVLARIQLADPDFVRGPNLYDNDLVRAAPETIGRVLEHWDRYPGGICNWLVDQGAEAAVIAQWQRRLVDSS; this is encoded by the coding sequence ATGACGAAGAGTCCGATGGACCACGCGGCCCGCTCGTTGAGCACCTTGGCCAATCTCCGAGATCTCGGCGGACTTGCTACGACTAATGGTGGCCGCACGCGTAGCGGTGTGCTGTATCGCAGCGCCCTGCCGATCGTCGATGACGAACTCCCGACCACGGTCCCGGTCTGGCCGGTACGTACGGTCATCGACCTGAGATCCCCGAAGGAGCAGACGGCAACGGCGCATCCGCTACTCGTCGACGACACCGAACTTCATCGCGTCCCGCTGCTGACCGACGAAGACGTCGCCAGACAACATGGCTACACCAGCCTCGATGCCGTGTACTCCGGGATCCTCGCCAATGCCGGCGATCGGCTCGCGCGTGTGCTCCAGATTGCCGCAACCGCACCCGCCCCGGTGCTGTTGCACTGTGCTGCAGGCAAGGACCGCACAGGAGTTGCCAGCGCGATGTTGTTACATGCGGCGGGCGTGGATGCTGCCCATATCGTCGCCGACTACACCGCGACCGAACAGCATATGGACGCCGTGCTGGCCCGTATTCAGCTCGCCGACCCGGACTTCGTACGTGGACCCAACTTGTACGACAACGACCTCGTGCGTGCGGCGCCGGAGACGATCGGCCGAGTGCTGGAACACTGGGACCGCTACCCGGGGGGAATCTGCAATTGGCTGGTGGATCAGGGCGCCGAAGCCGCGGTGATTGCGCAATGGCAGCGCCGCCTGGTCGACTCGTCGTGA
- a CDS encoding coniferyl-alcohol dehydrogenase, with the protein MTEFAGKRFVVTGAASGIGHAVAQQLLAAGAEVHSLDRNTPSAAVTRHVQVDLANPQSIDAAVEQLDGEYDGLLNVAGIPGTAPAELVFAVNSLAVRHLTESFFEKLRPGGSVVIVSSTAGFGWPLRLDEIRDLLATDTFEEGAAWFKAHPQQGNAYNFSKEVSTVYTLSMGLGLGQMGLRINAVLPGPVQTPILVDFEDTMGKDTLDGLKDLLGRHADPDDIASVVVFLASDEAKWINGQAIAVDGGISGAVATGVVAPPEI; encoded by the coding sequence ATGACTGAATTCGCTGGCAAGCGCTTCGTGGTCACTGGTGCCGCGTCCGGCATCGGACATGCGGTGGCGCAACAACTTCTGGCAGCAGGAGCAGAGGTGCATTCCCTGGACCGCAACACCCCCAGCGCTGCGGTGACCCGGCATGTCCAGGTCGACCTCGCCAACCCGCAGAGCATCGACGCCGCGGTGGAACAACTCGACGGCGAGTATGACGGTCTGCTGAACGTCGCGGGCATACCCGGCACCGCGCCCGCCGAGTTGGTGTTCGCCGTCAACAGCCTCGCCGTTCGCCACTTGACCGAGTCGTTCTTCGAGAAGTTGCGGCCAGGTGGCTCGGTGGTCATCGTGTCGTCGACCGCAGGGTTCGGCTGGCCGCTGCGGCTGGACGAGATCCGCGACCTGCTGGCCACCGATACCTTCGAAGAGGGCGCGGCCTGGTTCAAGGCCCATCCGCAGCAGGGCAACGCCTACAACTTCTCCAAGGAGGTCAGCACCGTCTACACCCTGTCGATGGGGCTGGGACTGGGCCAGATGGGCTTACGGATCAACGCTGTGCTCCCCGGTCCGGTGCAGACGCCGATCCTCGTCGACTTCGAGGACACGATGGGCAAGGACACCCTCGACGGCTTGAAGGATCTGCTGGGCCGGCATGCGGATCCCGATGACATCGCCAGTGTGGTCGTATTCCTCGCGTCGGACGAGGCGAAGTGGATCAACGGCCAGGCGATCGCGGTGGATGGCGGCATCTCCGGCGCGGTCGCCACCGGTGTAGTGGCTCCACCCGAGATCTAG
- a CDS encoding acyl-CoA dehydrogenase family protein — protein sequence MIRDLYEPDHEAYRETVREFLAREVIPHHDDWERDHHIDRGVFARAAKAGIYALQIGEQYGGAGETDYRYRLVVCEEVARITALSFGLTVSLQDDLVLHYLLDLTNDEQKQRWLPGFAAGELIGALAMTEPGTGSDLKNMRTTAQRDGDRWILNGQKTFISSGISADVVIVAARTDPAGGSNGFSLLVVESDTPGFERGRQLEKIGLPAQDTAELFFHDAVVPAANLLGEEGHGLRYLMSHLPRERLGVTAQAISTARAIFDLTAEYCRQRTAFGGPLTQNQHIRFELAEMETEIDVAQAYADKSVKAFNAGELTDIDAAKGKWYVSELQKRIVDRCLQLHGGYGYMSEYPVARAFVDTRVQTIYGGTTEIMKEIIGRDIAKGSATA from the coding sequence GTGATCCGTGACCTGTACGAGCCCGACCATGAGGCGTACCGCGAGACCGTGCGGGAATTCCTGGCCCGGGAAGTGATTCCCCATCATGATGACTGGGAACGTGACCATCACATCGACCGCGGCGTCTTCGCGCGTGCCGCAAAGGCCGGCATCTACGCCCTGCAGATCGGCGAGCAGTACGGCGGCGCAGGCGAGACCGACTACCGATACCGCCTGGTGGTCTGCGAGGAAGTCGCCCGCATCACCGCGCTGTCCTTCGGCCTGACCGTCAGTTTGCAGGACGACCTGGTGCTGCACTACCTGCTGGACCTGACCAATGATGAGCAGAAGCAACGCTGGCTTCCGGGTTTCGCGGCGGGAGAGCTGATCGGCGCCCTCGCCATGACGGAACCGGGGACGGGCAGCGACCTCAAGAACATGCGCACCACCGCGCAACGCGATGGCGACCGATGGATCCTCAACGGTCAGAAGACGTTCATCTCCAGCGGTATTTCGGCCGACGTCGTGATCGTCGCTGCACGGACGGATCCCGCGGGTGGATCGAACGGTTTCAGCCTCCTCGTGGTGGAAAGTGACACACCGGGTTTCGAACGAGGACGGCAGCTGGAGAAGATTGGTCTTCCCGCCCAGGACACCGCCGAGTTGTTCTTCCACGATGCAGTCGTGCCGGCGGCCAACCTGCTCGGCGAGGAAGGTCACGGATTGCGCTACCTGATGAGCCACCTCCCCCGTGAGCGACTCGGCGTGACAGCACAAGCCATTTCCACAGCGCGGGCGATTTTCGACCTCACCGCCGAGTACTGCCGGCAGCGCACAGCATTCGGTGGTCCGCTCACCCAGAATCAGCACATTCGTTTCGAGCTCGCCGAGATGGAAACCGAGATCGACGTTGCCCAGGCCTACGCTGACAAGTCCGTCAAGGCGTTCAACGCGGGCGAGCTCACCGACATCGACGCCGCCAAAGGCAAGTGGTACGTCAGTGAACTGCAAAAGCGCATCGTGGATCGATGCCTGCAACTGCACGGTGGGTACGGGTATATGTCGGAGTATCCCGTCGCGCGGGCATTCGTGGACACACGCGTGCAGACAATCTACGGCGGCACCACCGAGATCATGAAGGAGATCATCGGCCGGGATATCGCCAAAGGTTCTGCCACAGCGTAG
- a CDS encoding SCP2 sterol-binding domain-containing protein has translation MAFQDSHEVAKYIGGIFEAAFEDPEIGPKLVATGLVVAFDFTDPEAFVVIDMANKAVREGLDGGEPPSATMAMTADTGNAYWQGKVNLPMAMAKKKIKVEGNVGSLLKIAPLGKKLYPTYIERLKNDGRDDLLV, from the coding sequence ATGGCGTTCCAGGATTCACACGAAGTGGCCAAGTACATCGGCGGCATCTTCGAGGCGGCCTTCGAGGATCCCGAGATCGGGCCCAAGCTGGTCGCGACCGGGCTGGTCGTGGCCTTCGATTTCACCGATCCGGAAGCCTTCGTCGTCATCGACATGGCAAACAAGGCGGTGCGCGAGGGCCTGGACGGGGGAGAGCCGCCTTCCGCGACAATGGCGATGACCGCCGACACCGGCAACGCGTACTGGCAGGGCAAGGTGAACCTGCCCATGGCGATGGCCAAGAAGAAGATCAAAGTCGAAGGCAACGTCGGGAGCTTGCTCAAGATAGCCCCGCTCGGCAAGAAGCTTTATCCGACCTACATCGAGCGGCTCAAGAACGACGGCCGCGACGACCTGCTCGTTTAG